A section of the Amycolatopsis sp. AA4 genome encodes:
- a CDS encoding PadR family transcriptional regulator, which yields MSATRLLVLGVVRMFGRAHGYQVRRELLSWSADKWANVQPGSIYHALKKMAAEDLLEKIDVEPGDGGPDRVAYRLSPAGEQEFQILIAKGLSDPAAGNAELCAAVSLMPALPRKYTISLLRQNLVHFEAEERRSRMSLEDDTWGKPAHVSELFRLWGGIASASREWLTGLIGRLEAGEYVMADDPGSAFAPPAPK from the coding sequence TCGGCGACGCGTCTGCTGGTGCTCGGGGTCGTGCGGATGTTCGGCCGCGCGCACGGCTACCAGGTGCGCCGCGAACTGCTGTCGTGGTCGGCGGACAAATGGGCCAACGTCCAGCCCGGTTCGATCTACCACGCGCTCAAGAAGATGGCCGCCGAGGACCTGCTGGAGAAGATCGACGTCGAACCGGGCGACGGCGGACCGGACCGGGTCGCCTACCGCCTCTCGCCCGCGGGCGAGCAGGAGTTCCAGATCCTCATCGCGAAGGGTTTGTCCGATCCGGCCGCCGGCAACGCGGAACTGTGCGCGGCCGTGAGCCTGATGCCCGCGCTCCCGCGGAAGTACACGATCAGCCTGCTCAGGCAGAACCTGGTCCACTTCGAGGCGGAAGAGCGCCGGTCGCGGATGAGCCTCGAGGACGACACCTGGGGCAAACCGGCGCACGTGAGCGAACTGTTCCGCCTGTGGGGCGGGATCGCCAGCGCGAGCCGGGAATGGCTCACCGGGCTGATCGGCAGGCTCGAGGCGGGCGAGTACGTGATGGCCGACGACCCCGGTTCGGCGTTCGCTCCGCCGGCACCTAAGTAA
- a CDS encoding ATP-binding cassette domain-containing protein, with translation MITARGLERRFRRKGRAGGEVHAVKGVDLDVEAGVLVGFLGPNGAGKTTTLRMLTTLLRPTAGTATVGGHDLLTDAAGVRRNIGYVAQGGGTAPESRVGEELELQGRLYRMSKADAIARGKVLTEQLDLAGLEQRATKTLSGGQRRRLDIAMGLIHSPGLVFLDEPSTGLDPQSRANLWEHIRRLRAEQGVTIFLTTHYLDEADALADRLIVIDDGRIIAEGHPDALKAQVSGDSVAIEVDPESAATAADLARQLPGAHEFAVREGSIRFRVPRGDTAMPELLRALDAKDIVTTAMQVTRPTLDDVFLTLTGRSLREAEQPAPTESEVSDAA, from the coding sequence ATGATCACGGCACGCGGACTCGAGCGGCGGTTCCGCCGCAAGGGCCGAGCCGGTGGCGAGGTGCACGCGGTGAAGGGGGTCGATCTCGACGTCGAGGCGGGCGTACTGGTCGGCTTCCTCGGCCCGAACGGGGCGGGCAAGACCACGACGCTGCGCATGCTCACCACCCTGTTGAGACCGACCGCGGGCACGGCGACCGTCGGCGGGCACGACTTGCTCACCGACGCGGCGGGGGTGCGCCGCAACATCGGGTACGTCGCGCAGGGCGGCGGGACCGCGCCCGAATCGCGCGTCGGCGAAGAGCTTGAGCTGCAGGGCAGGCTGTACCGGATGAGCAAGGCCGACGCGATCGCGCGCGGCAAGGTGCTCACCGAGCAGCTCGACCTGGCCGGGCTCGAGCAGCGGGCCACGAAGACGTTGTCCGGGGGTCAGCGGCGCAGGCTCGACATCGCGATGGGGCTGATTCATTCGCCGGGGCTGGTCTTTCTCGACGAGCCGTCCACCGGGCTCGACCCGCAGAGCCGGGCGAACCTGTGGGAGCACATCCGGCGGTTGCGCGCGGAACAGGGCGTCACGATCTTCCTGACCACGCATTACCTCGACGAGGCGGACGCACTGGCCGACCGGCTGATCGTGATCGACGACGGCCGAATCATCGCCGAGGGGCATCCGGACGCGCTGAAAGCGCAGGTCTCCGGCGACAGCGTGGCGATCGAGGTGGATCCCGAATCCGCCGCGACCGCCGCTGATCTGGCCCGGCAGCTGCCCGGCGCGCACGAGTTCGCCGTGCGCGAGGGGTCGATCCGGTTCCGGGTGCCGCGCGGCGACACCGCGATGCCGGAACTGCTGCGCGCGCTCGACGCCAAGGACATCGTGACCACCGCCATGCAGGTCACGCGACCGACCTTGGACGACGTGTTCCTGACCCTCACCGGCCGGTCGCTGCGCGAAGCCGAGCAGCCCGCTCCGACCGAATCGGAGGTGTCCGATGCTGCGTGA
- a CDS encoding ABC transporter permease — protein MLRDTWLIFRRDMTGALRNPAWLLIGLAQPLLYLFFFGPLLVKSLGAQGMSEVDGWMVLTPALIAQLALFGSSFVGFGLLAEFRSGVVERLRVTPVHRAALLLGKVLANALQAAVQAVLIILLAYLVFDLNAPFGGVLLSLAIVFLLALTLASCSYALALTLKSEEAFPALLNAVLMPLLLLSGILIPITAGLAPKWLYTISQINPFRHVVDVERNSFRGDFSMDALFTGSVVVLVMAVLAVWWGTRTFKRENA, from the coding sequence ATGCTGCGTGACACCTGGCTGATCTTCCGCCGCGACATGACGGGAGCGCTGCGGAATCCGGCGTGGCTGCTGATCGGCCTCGCCCAGCCGTTGCTGTACCTGTTCTTCTTCGGTCCGCTGCTGGTGAAGTCGCTCGGCGCGCAGGGGATGTCCGAGGTCGACGGCTGGATGGTGCTGACCCCCGCGCTGATCGCGCAGCTGGCGCTGTTCGGCAGTTCGTTCGTCGGCTTCGGGCTGCTGGCCGAATTCCGGTCCGGCGTGGTCGAGCGGCTGCGCGTCACCCCGGTGCACCGGGCCGCGCTGCTGCTCGGGAAGGTGCTGGCGAACGCGTTGCAGGCGGCCGTGCAGGCGGTGCTGATCATCCTGCTCGCCTACCTGGTGTTCGACCTCAACGCGCCGTTCGGCGGCGTGCTGCTGAGCCTGGCGATCGTCTTCCTGCTCGCGCTCACGCTGGCGTCGTGCTCCTACGCGCTGGCGCTCACGCTCAAGAGCGAGGAGGCGTTCCCGGCACTGCTCAACGCGGTGCTCATGCCGTTGCTGCTGCTGTCCGGGATCCTCATCCCGATCACGGCCGGGCTGGCTCCGAAGTGGCTGTACACGATCTCGCAGATCAACCCGTTCCGGCACGTGGTCGACGTGGAGCGCAACAGCTTCCGCGGCGACTTCTCGATGGACGCGTTGTTCACCGGGAGCGTCGTCGTGCTGGTCATGGCCGTTTTGGCGGTCTGGTGGGGAACGCGCACCTTCAAACGGGAAAACGCCTGA
- a CDS encoding glycoside hydrolase family 25 protein — protein sequence MAEPESERGLTLTHREQVLDWAAVRGADVRFASVTISENVNWSDPGAERMLAAAQHAGIHTGARHYARPGAVHDQADHFVRTASRLGAFAPGSLAPALEVDAQSVDDRFVKAWIKHVRHAARIRRVLVYAGHDCWAHRLHPDRWADSDVVLWLVRHNGIPGRPGWFHSRLGLHQHAFAPNVPGVDGPVAQDAVVYPFALSDVLL from the coding sequence GTGGCGGAACCGGAGAGTGAGCGCGGACTCACGCTCACTCATCGCGAGCAGGTGCTCGACTGGGCGGCGGTGCGCGGCGCCGACGTGCGGTTCGCCTCGGTCACGATCAGCGAAAACGTCAATTGGAGCGATCCGGGCGCCGAGCGGATGCTGGCCGCGGCCCAGCACGCGGGCATCCACACCGGGGCCCGGCACTACGCGCGGCCCGGTGCGGTGCACGACCAGGCCGACCATTTCGTCCGGACAGCGAGCAGGCTCGGCGCGTTCGCGCCCGGATCGCTCGCCCCCGCGCTGGAGGTGGACGCGCAGAGCGTCGACGACCGGTTCGTTAAGGCGTGGATCAAGCACGTCCGGCACGCCGCGAGGATCCGCCGGGTGCTCGTGTACGCCGGGCACGACTGCTGGGCGCACCGGCTGCACCCGGACCGCTGGGCCGATTCCGACGTCGTGCTGTGGCTCGTGCGGCACAACGGCATCCCCGGGCGGCCCGGCTGGTTCCATTCGCGGCTCGGGCTGCACCAGCACGCCTTCGCGCCGAACGTGCCCGGAGTGGACGGGCCGGTGGCGCAGGACGCGGTGGTGTATCCGTTCGCGTTGTCCGATGTGCTGCTCTGA
- a CDS encoding aminodeoxychorismate synthase component I — translation MRFQRLRTDLTPSRVLVLLSAYARAHGLSEPAAVCGNWFGSRAVVAPFVAVTPRPFPSVPPASGPSSRVGGGWFGFLAYDQADPSGRSTGVPESAWGWADHVLRWDSTGECWFESLEGDADAQLAVVERALAGSAELSWSASELDRPSGHEQAVKACVHEIEAGELFQANICSRFTGSFEGSPAALFAEGVRRLAPQRAAYVTGDWGSVVSLSPELFLERHGRRVRSSPIKGTLPRRGPADDGNALRLRQSAKDVAENVMITDLVRNDLGRVCEVGSVVVPELLAVHPAPGVWHLASTVEGRLADGVPDAGLLAATFPPGSVTGAPKIRALDLIAELEPAARGVYTGAVGMVSPLAGLELNVAIRTFEIAGDRIALGVGGGITADSDSAAEWQECLHKAAPLEDLLASPREC, via the coding sequence ATGCGTTTCCAGCGGCTGCGGACCGACCTGACCCCTTCGCGGGTCCTCGTTCTGCTGTCCGCGTACGCCCGGGCGCACGGCCTGTCCGAACCCGCCGCGGTCTGCGGGAACTGGTTCGGCTCGCGGGCGGTGGTGGCGCCATTCGTGGCGGTCACTCCGCGGCCGTTCCCGTCCGTACCGCCGGCTTCGGGTCCGTCCAGCCGGGTCGGCGGTGGCTGGTTCGGCTTTCTGGCTTACGACCAGGCGGATCCGTCCGGTCGCTCCACCGGGGTTCCGGAGTCGGCCTGGGGATGGGCGGACCACGTGCTGCGTTGGGACTCGACGGGAGAGTGCTGGTTCGAGTCGCTCGAAGGGGACGCTGACGCGCAGCTTGCCGTGGTGGAGCGGGCGTTGGCCGGATCCGCGGAGTTGTCGTGGTCCGCGAGCGAGTTGGACCGGCCGTCCGGGCACGAGCAGGCGGTGAAGGCGTGCGTGCACGAGATCGAAGCGGGCGAACTGTTCCAGGCGAACATCTGCTCGCGGTTCACCGGGTCGTTCGAGGGCTCGCCCGCCGCGTTGTTCGCCGAAGGGGTGCGGCGGCTGGCTCCGCAACGGGCGGCTTACGTCACCGGTGACTGGGGTTCGGTGGTTTCGCTGTCACCGGAGCTGTTCTTGGAGCGCCACGGCCGACGCGTGCGCTCGTCGCCGATCAAGGGCACGCTGCCGCGCCGCGGTCCGGCGGACGACGGCAACGCGCTCCGGCTGCGGCAGTCGGCGAAGGACGTCGCGGAGAACGTGATGATCACCGACCTGGTGCGCAACGACCTCGGCCGGGTGTGCGAGGTCGGCAGCGTCGTGGTGCCGGAACTGCTCGCGGTGCATCCGGCTCCGGGGGTGTGGCATCTGGCGTCCACTGTGGAGGGTCGACTGGCGGACGGCGTGCCCGATGCCGGGTTGCTGGCCGCGACGTTCCCGCCGGGTTCGGTCACCGGCGCGCCGAAGATCCGGGCGCTGGACCTGATCGCCGAGCTGGAACCGGCCGCGCGCGGGGTCTACACGGGCGCGGTCGGGATGGTGTCGCCGCTGGCCGGGCTGGAACTGAACGTGGCGATCCGGACGTTCGAGATCGCCGGGGACCGGATCGCGCTCGGGGTCGGCGGCGGGATCACCGCGGACTCCGACAGCGCCGCGGAATGGCAGGAATGCCTGCACAAAGCCGCGCCGCTGGAGGATCTGCTGGCCAGCCCTCGTGAGTGCTAA
- a CDS encoding NADPH:quinone oxidoreductase family protein, translated as MRAVQVTEFGGPEVLKPVELPDPVAGPGQVLIEVDRVGLNYADTHQAENSYLAPSKLPLVPGGEVVGRTADDKRVVALLNDGGGYAERVVADEAMTFPVPDGVDDLNALSMLVQGATAWIMLRKNAHLEPGESVVVHAAAGGVGSIAVQLANAWGAGRVIATASSEEKRALAIELGADVAVDSRAENMTEVLREANGGKRVDIVLDMVGGPTTDQSIVALAPFGRLVFYGMAGRRSPKPIELRNLLGHSTTVAGMWLPHVFRLPGNVFGTALSELFSMVQDGKLRAIAGGEYALEDARKAHEALRSRGTTGKLLLNPRK; from the coding sequence ATGCGTGCTGTGCAGGTGACCGAGTTCGGCGGTCCCGAGGTGCTGAAGCCGGTCGAGCTGCCGGATCCGGTGGCCGGACCGGGGCAGGTGCTGATCGAGGTCGACCGCGTCGGGTTGAACTACGCGGACACGCACCAGGCGGAGAACTCGTATCTCGCCCCGAGCAAGCTGCCGCTTGTGCCGGGCGGCGAGGTAGTCGGGCGCACGGCGGACGACAAGCGCGTGGTCGCGCTCCTCAACGACGGCGGCGGGTACGCCGAACGCGTCGTGGCCGACGAGGCGATGACGTTCCCGGTCCCGGACGGCGTCGACGACCTGAACGCGCTGTCGATGCTGGTCCAGGGTGCGACCGCGTGGATCATGCTGCGCAAGAACGCCCACCTCGAGCCCGGCGAGTCCGTGGTGGTGCACGCCGCGGCGGGCGGGGTCGGGTCGATCGCGGTGCAGCTGGCCAACGCGTGGGGCGCGGGCCGCGTCATCGCGACCGCGAGCAGCGAGGAAAAGCGCGCGCTGGCAATCGAACTCGGCGCGGACGTCGCGGTCGATTCCCGCGCGGAGAACATGACCGAAGTCCTGCGGGAAGCCAACGGCGGCAAGCGCGTCGACATCGTTCTCGACATGGTCGGCGGCCCGACGACCGACCAGAGCATCGTCGCGCTGGCCCCGTTCGGCCGGCTGGTGTTCTACGGGATGGCTGGCCGTCGTTCGCCGAAGCCGATCGAATTGCGAAACCTGCTCGGCCACAGCACGACCGTCGCCGGGATGTGGCTGCCGCACGTGTTCCGCTTGCCGGGCAACGTGTTCGGCACCGCGCTCAGCGAGCTGTTCTCGATGGTACAGGACGGGAAACTCCGCGCGATCGCGGGCGGCGAGTACGCGCTGGAAGACGCGCGGAAAGCGCACGAGGCGCTGCGTTCCCGTGGCACCACTGGGAAACTCCTGCTCAACCCGCGCAAGTAG
- a CDS encoding QsdR family transcriptional regulator, translating into MRDLAADLGVSRATLHRWVGSRDHLLSEILWAETASVLDNVSYAGRGGDGIAEAIGAFVRTVNASPPFRAFLRREPERALRLLTTKASLVQSRTIEKLQALLTDEVTAGRLESPLPVADLAYLLVRVGESFIYTDAITGEEPDAEKALVAAKMLLRGR; encoded by the coding sequence ATGCGCGACCTGGCCGCGGACCTCGGAGTAAGCCGCGCGACTCTGCACCGCTGGGTCGGCAGCCGCGACCACCTGCTGAGCGAAATCCTGTGGGCGGAGACTGCTTCGGTGCTGGATAACGTCAGTTATGCAGGCCGCGGTGGCGACGGCATCGCGGAGGCGATCGGGGCGTTCGTACGGACGGTCAATGCTTCCCCGCCGTTTCGCGCGTTTTTGCGCCGGGAGCCGGAGCGTGCGCTGAGATTGCTGACGACCAAGGCGAGTCTGGTGCAGTCGCGGACTATCGAGAAGCTGCAGGCATTGCTGACCGACGAGGTCACGGCCGGACGACTCGAGTCACCGTTGCCGGTGGCGGATCTGGCGTATCTGCTGGTGCGGGTCGGCGAGTCGTTTATCTATACCGACGCGATCACCGGGGAAGAGCCGGATGCGGAGAAGGCCTTGGTAGCAGCGAAAATGCTGTTGCGCGGTCGGTAA
- a CDS encoding WD40 repeat domain-containing protein, whose amino-acid sequence MTAVQAIARIPTASIGKLVCHPKLPLVAGIDRDRPAVHLYYAERVLREIGAVGADSPEYGKFDRWPVIAWHPERPELVVSVGGETVRWTRNGTSALDVAVSFDVAFSPDGRSLWTSPTPPELYDRSDVIDLDTGAVTPAPVWDGGIAAHPAGGLIATLQSDQGASFVLFSRPGDRLRFLDLALILESNCWGLPVFSSDGRYLAIRGNTYEHQVLVFEFPSLRRVRKISLDSPKRLKRNASWSWDNVAFGARPGALWIGTPSGTLLEFDVERERTTKHKLLRSAVTSLAATSSGDLVVAGDAELALVPVTASHTVADPVTVAEFLARTKEIPDEGLTEDHVVHTDGIGTWRPEDLATITKTARSDPKWLQFLAEDNARRY is encoded by the coding sequence GTGACTGCTGTCCAGGCCATTGCCCGGATCCCCACCGCTTCGATCGGCAAGCTGGTGTGCCATCCGAAACTGCCGCTCGTCGCCGGGATCGACCGGGACCGGCCCGCGGTGCACCTCTACTACGCCGAGCGGGTGCTTCGCGAAATCGGCGCGGTGGGCGCGGATTCCCCGGAGTACGGGAAGTTCGACCGCTGGCCCGTCATCGCCTGGCACCCCGAGCGGCCGGAACTGGTCGTGTCCGTCGGCGGGGAAACGGTGCGCTGGACCCGGAACGGCACCTCGGCGCTGGACGTCGCCGTCTCCTTCGACGTGGCCTTCAGCCCGGACGGCCGGTCACTGTGGACGTCGCCCACCCCACCCGAACTCTACGACCGTTCGGATGTGATCGACCTCGACACCGGGGCCGTCACGCCTGCCCCGGTGTGGGACGGCGGCATCGCCGCGCATCCGGCCGGCGGGCTGATCGCCACGCTGCAAAGCGACCAGGGCGCGAGCTTCGTGCTCTTCTCCCGCCCCGGCGACCGGCTGCGATTCCTTGACCTGGCCCTGATTCTGGAGTCCAACTGCTGGGGGCTTCCGGTCTTCAGCTCCGACGGGCGGTACCTGGCGATTCGCGGCAACACCTACGAACACCAGGTCCTGGTGTTCGAGTTCCCTTCGCTGCGCCGGGTCAGGAAGATCTCGCTCGACAGCCCGAAACGGCTCAAGCGCAATGCCTCCTGGTCCTGGGACAACGTCGCCTTCGGCGCGCGGCCCGGCGCACTGTGGATCGGGACGCCGTCCGGCACCTTGCTGGAGTTCGACGTCGAGCGAGAACGAACTACGAAGCACAAACTGCTCCGCTCGGCAGTGACCTCGCTGGCCGCGACGTCGAGCGGTGACCTCGTGGTCGCCGGAGACGCCGAACTCGCGCTGGTCCCCGTCACCGCTTCGCACACCGTCGCGGATCCGGTCACCGTCGCCGAGTTTCTTGCCCGCACCAAGGAGATTCCCGACGAGGGCCTGACGGAAGACCACGTCGTGCACACCGACGGTATCGGCACTTGGCGGCCGGAGGACCTGGCCACGATCACTAAAACCGCACGTAGCGACCCGAAATGGCTGCAGTTCCTAGCCGAAGACAACGCCCGCCGATACTGA
- the rsmI gene encoding 16S rRNA (cytidine(1402)-2'-O)-methyltransferase: MTSASGRLVLAATPLGDPGDASARLIEALGSADVIAAEDTRRLRGLASALGVSPAGRVVSFYEDVETARLPKLLEALHGGETVLVVTDAGMPSVSDPGFRLVAACVEEDLPITCLPGPSAVTTALALSGLPCDRFCFEGFAPRKPGERTKWFAELASERRTVVFFESPHRIASLLSDAAAALGGSRRAAVCRELTKTYEEVKRGTLAELAEWAADGVRGEISVVLEGATPRQASVAELVPEVAERVASGERLKTVAAEVAGAAGVSTKELYAAVLAARK, from the coding sequence ATGACTTCTGCGTCCGGACGGCTCGTCCTCGCCGCCACCCCGCTGGGCGATCCCGGCGACGCGTCCGCCCGGCTGATCGAGGCGCTGGGCTCGGCGGACGTGATCGCGGCGGAGGACACCCGGCGGCTGCGCGGGCTCGCTTCCGCGCTCGGCGTGTCGCCCGCCGGGCGGGTGGTCAGCTTCTACGAGGACGTCGAGACCGCCCGGCTGCCGAAGCTGCTGGAGGCACTGCACGGCGGCGAGACGGTGCTGGTCGTGACCGATGCCGGGATGCCGAGCGTGTCCGATCCGGGCTTCCGGCTCGTGGCCGCCTGCGTCGAGGAGGACCTGCCGATCACCTGTCTCCCCGGCCCCTCGGCGGTGACGACGGCGCTCGCGTTGTCCGGTTTGCCGTGCGACCGGTTCTGCTTCGAGGGCTTCGCGCCGCGCAAGCCCGGCGAGCGGACGAAGTGGTTCGCGGAGCTGGCGAGCGAGCGCCGGACTGTCGTGTTCTTCGAATCGCCGCACCGGATCGCCTCCCTGCTGTCCGACGCCGCCGCCGCACTGGGCGGCTCCCGGCGGGCCGCGGTGTGCCGGGAACTGACGAAGACGTACGAAGAGGTCAAACGCGGCACCCTCGCGGAACTTGCCGAGTGGGCAGCGGACGGGGTGCGCGGAGAGATCTCGGTGGTGCTGGAGGGCGCGACGCCTCGGCAGGCGTCGGTGGCGGAGCTGGTGCCGGAGGTGGCGGAACGGGTCGCTTCGGGGGAGCGGCTGAAGACCGTCGCGGCCGAGGTCGCCGGTGCGGCCGGGGTGTCTACAAAGGAGCTTTACGCGGCGGTGCTCGCGGCTCGGAAGTGA
- a CDS encoding dolichyl-phosphate-mannose--protein mannosyltransferase: MTALLTRADDESVRPDPVDARRPPTDREATLLGRAMPADRLRGWIVTIVLTVIGGVVRLQNLGFPTDHGSPVFDEKHYVPQAAQMLRNGGYEDNAGYELIVHPPLAKDFIALGEWLFGYNGWGWRFLSAVAGTLIVLLTVRVARRLTRSTLLGGIAGVLVICDGVLHLQSRMGMLDIFIAFFVLAAFACVLCDRDQVRQRLAVAVREGWVNESPWGPKLGFRWWRFAAGLMIGLTFGVKWSALYYIAAFGLLTVFFDVAARRAAGVQRPWVGTIRRDVAPALWAILVVPVLMYLAAYWAWFASETATDRHYTEIKNLDPGMFGWIPPALRSLGSYTANVLHFHETLVTPKDNPHPWESKPWTWPMGLRPMLYYYDGAVTGCGESRCLGATMLIGTPAMWWLAVPMLGWGLWRWFFRADWRYAAVLTGYFAGYLPWFTNIDRQMYFFYATPMAPFLVLGLVLALGQILGRAQRGFERRGTGLLVVSLYVGLVVANFAWLWPILNGIPITNAHWQAEMWLPSWR, translated from the coding sequence GTGACCGCGCTGCTGACCCGTGCCGACGACGAGAGCGTGCGGCCGGACCCGGTCGACGCGCGCCGTCCCCCGACCGACCGCGAAGCCACCCTGCTCGGCCGGGCCATGCCCGCCGACCGGCTGCGCGGCTGGATCGTCACGATCGTGCTGACCGTGATCGGCGGCGTCGTCCGGCTGCAGAATCTGGGCTTTCCCACTGACCACGGCAGTCCCGTCTTCGACGAGAAGCACTACGTGCCCCAGGCCGCGCAGATGCTGCGCAACGGCGGGTACGAGGACAACGCCGGGTACGAGCTGATCGTGCACCCGCCGCTGGCCAAGGACTTCATCGCGCTCGGCGAGTGGCTCTTCGGCTACAACGGCTGGGGCTGGCGGTTCCTGTCGGCGGTGGCCGGCACGCTGATCGTGCTGCTCACCGTGCGCGTCGCGCGCCGGCTGACCCGCTCGACGCTGCTCGGCGGCATCGCGGGCGTGCTGGTGATCTGCGACGGCGTGCTGCACCTGCAGTCGCGGATGGGGATGCTCGACATCTTCATCGCGTTCTTCGTGCTCGCCGCGTTCGCCTGCGTGCTCTGCGACCGCGACCAGGTGCGGCAGCGGCTGGCCGTCGCGGTGCGCGAGGGGTGGGTCAACGAATCGCCGTGGGGGCCGAAACTCGGCTTCCGCTGGTGGCGGTTCGCGGCCGGGCTGATGATCGGGCTGACCTTCGGGGTCAAATGGTCGGCGCTGTACTACATCGCGGCGTTCGGCCTGCTGACCGTGTTCTTCGACGTGGCGGCCCGGCGCGCGGCGGGCGTGCAGCGGCCGTGGGTCGGGACGATCCGCCGCGACGTCGCGCCCGCGCTGTGGGCGATCCTCGTCGTGCCGGTGTTGATGTACCTGGCGGCGTACTGGGCGTGGTTCGCCAGCGAGACCGCGACCGACCGGCACTACACCGAGATCAAGAACCTCGACCCGGGCATGTTCGGCTGGATCCCGCCCGCGCTGCGCTCGCTCGGCAGCTACACCGCCAACGTGCTGCATTTCCACGAAACCCTGGTGACGCCCAAGGACAATCCGCATCCGTGGGAGTCGAAGCCGTGGACGTGGCCGATGGGCCTGCGGCCGATGCTCTACTACTACGACGGGGCCGTCACCGGCTGCGGCGAATCGCGCTGCCTCGGCGCGACGATGCTGATCGGCACGCCCGCGATGTGGTGGCTGGCCGTCCCGATGCTCGGCTGGGGCCTGTGGCGCTGGTTCTTCCGCGCGGACTGGCGCTATGCCGCCGTGCTGACCGGCTACTTCGCCGGCTACCTGCCCTGGTTCACCAACATCGACCGGCAGATGTACTTCTTCTACGCCACCCCGATGGCCCCGTTCCTGGTGCTCGGCCTGGTGCTCGCGCTCGGCCAGATCCTGGGCCGCGCCCAGCGCGGCTTCGAACGCCGGGGCACCGGCCTGCTGGTCGTCTCGCTCTACGTCGGGCTGGTGGTCGCGAACTTCGCCTGGCTGTGGCCGATCCTGAACGGAATCCCGATCACGAACGCCCATTGGCAGGCGGAAATGTGGCTGCCTTCGTGGCGCTGA
- a CDS encoding class I SAM-dependent methyltransferase: MPMNLMHRKLCSSEKWAAAVAGVLPDWLARFELGDDVLEIGPGFGATTRVLVDALPRLTALEIDPASTRLLREKYGDRADIVEGSGAEMPFEDGRFSGVVCFSMLHHVPTDELQDRIFAEAFRVLRPGGSYRGVDSQLSFGFRLLHLGDTMNVLDADTLPSRLRAAGFEQVRVECEPKRRLEFSAVKPS, from the coding sequence ATGCCGATGAACCTGATGCACCGCAAGCTCTGCAGCTCGGAAAAGTGGGCCGCCGCGGTGGCCGGAGTGCTGCCGGACTGGCTCGCCCGTTTCGAACTCGGCGACGACGTGCTGGAAATCGGGCCGGGTTTCGGGGCCACCACGCGGGTGCTGGTCGACGCGCTGCCGCGGCTGACCGCGTTGGAGATCGATCCGGCGTCGACCCGGCTGTTGCGGGAGAAATACGGGGACCGGGCGGACATCGTCGAGGGCAGCGGCGCGGAAATGCCCTTCGAGGACGGCCGGTTCTCCGGGGTCGTGTGCTTCTCGATGCTGCACCACGTGCCGACCGACGAACTGCAGGACCGGATCTTCGCCGAGGCGTTCCGGGTGCTGCGGCCCGGCGGCAGCTACCGCGGCGTGGACAGCCAGCTCAGCTTCGGATTCCGGCTGCTGCACCTCGGGGACACGATGAACGTCCTCGACGCGGACACCCTGCCCAGCAGGCTGAGGGCGGCCGGGTTCGAGCAGGTGCGTGTGGAGTGCGAGCCGAAGCGACGGCTGGAGTTTTCCGCGGTGAAGCCGTCGTGA